Genomic segment of Syntrophus gentianae:
GGTGGAAAAGGTGGCCGGAGCGCTCTGTGAGGACGGTTTTCGGGCGGCGCCCTACCATGCGGGACTGCCAGCGGGGGCGCGGAAAAAGGTGCAGGAGGATTTCCTGCGGGATGACATCCGGATCATTGTTGCCACGGTGGCCTTCGGTATGGGGATCGACAAATCCAACATCCGCTATGTGGTCCACTACGACATTCCGAAAAACATCGAGAGCTACTATCAGGAAACCGGCCGCGCCGGCCGTGACGGTCTGGCGGCCGAAGCCCTGCTGCTTTTCGGCTATGGCGATATCGCTGTGGCCCGCAGCCTCATCGAGAACACGCAAAATCCGGAGCGGAAGCGGATCGAGCTGCACAAGCTCAATTCCATGGTGGGGTATGCCGAGGCCCTGAGCTGCCGCCGCCGCATCCTCCTGGGTTATTTTGGAGAGCCCCTTGCGGAGGATTGCGGCAATTGCGACATCTGCCTCCATCCGCCGCAAATGGTCGATGTGACGGAAGACGCCCGCAAGGCCCTGTCCTGCGTTTACCGGGTGGGCCAGCGATTCGGCGCGGGGCACGTCATCGACGTCCTGCGCGGCTCACAGAAGGAACGTCTGCTGGAACTCGGGCATGACCGATTGTCCACTTACGGAATCGGTCGGGACAAGAGTCAGGAATACTGGGGCAGCCTGCTGCACCACCTGGTGCACAACGGCTATCTGGAACAGGATGTGGGGAATTATTCGGTGCTCAAGCTTATGGACTCCGCCCGTCCCCTCCTGCGCGGCGAATTGACCCTGTCCATGGCCGAACCGCGGGTAAAAACGGAGACCGTTTCCGCAAAGGACAGGCGCAAGGCCGGGCGGAAGAAGACGGAAGAGCCTCTTGACGCCTATGGGATGCTCTTCGAAAGCCTGCGCACCCTGCGCAAAAAAATGGCCGACAAGGCCGGTGTTCCGCCCTACGTCATTTTCAGCGACACCTCCCTCGCCGAGATGGCCGCCTTCCGGCCCACCGATGCGGAGGCGTTTCAAAACATCCACGGCGTCGGAACACACAAGCTGGAACGCTACGGCCCGGCTTTCCTGGAAGAAATCCGCCGCTTTGTCGGCAGTAAGGCAGAGGTCGAGGCGGAATCGATCAGGCGTGCGGCATCCCACCCCGGAACATGAAATACACGGCCCCGATGAGGCACATGGCGGCCCAGAGGTAATCCAGTTTCAACGGCTGTTTCATGATGAAAAAGGCAAAGCCGGCAAAAACGGTCATGGTGATGACCTCCTGAATGACCTTCAACTGACCGAGATCATAGTAGCGAAAGCCGATCCGGTTGGCGGGGACCTGCAGGATATACTCGAAAAAGGCAATGCCCCAGCTCAGGGCAATGACCAGAATCAGCGGCTTGCCGTTCATGTACTTGAGATGACCATACCAGGCGAAGGTCATGAATAGATTGGAAAGAAACAACAGCGAAATGGTTTCCAACATTGGAAAAAGTCAACCCCCTCTCTGTTCCGCAGGAAAAATTTCATCGCTGAAGACCTGAAGCAGACCGGATCTCTTTCTCTGTCCCGGAATTTTCCTGGAAGTTGTGCAGGCCTATAGCACAATTTGCGGACGAATACATGACTGAATAACCGTCACATTATTTTTCCGGATTTTTACCGTTACGGCGTTGCCCTGCAATCTGCATTCCCTTCACAAAAAAGTTCCGCTTGCCTGACAAACGTGATAGACATTGAGAGATTATGACCGACACAGATCGAGGAAGATCCTTTCGATGACACGGGAAGAAAAAAGCTGGATTCTCTACGATGTGGCCAACTCGGCCTTCATCCTGACGATTTCCACGGCCATCATGCCCATTTTTTTCAAAAACGTGGCAGCCAGAGGGGTGGAGAACGCCGTCTCCACGGCAAACTGGGGGCTGGCCAATTCCCTCGCGTCCCTCCTGCTGGCGCTGCTCGCCCCTTTGATGGGGACGCTGGCCGATTACCAGGGCTGGAAGAAGCGGTTTTTCCTGGGATTTCTCTTCCTCGGCGTGATCTTCACCCTGTTGCTGACTCTCCCCGGCGAAGGCGACCAGTTGCTTTGTCTCTTCCTGTACGTGACGGCCTATATCGGTTTTGCGGGAGCCAATGTCTTCTACGACGCCTTTCTGGTCGACGTCACCTCCGATGCAAAAATGGACTGGATTTCGGCGAATGGCTTCGCCTGGGGATATCTCGGCAGCACCGTCCCCTTCATCCTGGGAATGGTCCTGATTTCAAGACCTTCCCTCGCCGGTCTCGATTCTCCTCTGCAGGCCACCCGCGCCGCCTTCGCTCTCACAGCCCTCTGGTGGCTGGTCTTCTCCCTGCCCATGATCCGGAATGTCCATCAGCGACATTTCCTTCCGCCTTCGACGCAGCCCCTGCGCGGAAGCTTCCGGCGTCTGGCCACCACCTTCCGGGAAATCCGCCGGTACCGGCTGGCCTTCCTCTTTTTGCTGGCCTATTTTTTCTACATCGACGGGGTGGATACGATCATCCGCATGGCGACCGCCTACGGCGTGGACATCGGAATGTCGACATCCGAGCTGTTAACCATAATCCTGGTTATCCAGATCCTCGCCTTCCCCTTCGCCCTGCTCTACGGGAAATTGGCCGGCCTTCTGGGGACAAAGCCCATGCTCTATGCGGGACTCGGGGTTTACCTGATCATTGTGCTGATCGCCTTCTACCTTCCCGAACTGCCAACGAAGTCGACAAAGACCTTTTTCTACTGGATCCTGGCCGTTCTCATCGCCAGTTCCCAGGGCGGCCTCCAGGCCCTCAGCCGATCCTGCTTCGGCCGACTGATCCCCAAGGATAAATCGGCTGAGTTTTTCGGGTTTTATAACATTTTTGGAAAATTCGCGGCGATTCTCGGCCCCCTACTGATGGCGCTGGCCAGTCGGATGACCGGCCAATCCAGGTACGGGATACTGAGTCTCGTCGTCCTTTTTCTTCTCGGCGGACTGATCCTGTTCAGGGTTCCTCTATCCGCCGGCACGATGGAGGAATAAGAACCATGCCCAAGGAAGCAGCACACTGGATTCTGGCGGAGCAGACCTGGCAGGCCATGCCCGAGGGGCTGTTGAAAACGGAAATCCAGGGGAACAAGGCTCTTTACTATCTGGGCGCCATTATTTTTGATACACCCTATTACGCCTTGACCGGGCAGAACCGCTCCAACCTGATCGCGGCGGCTACGCGTCTGCACGGATATTCGGCCTCCGCTCCCTTCAATCCTTTCGGACCGCTGGCCAAAAGTACCGAAGTGCTGCCGGAGGGATACGGCCCCTTTGTGGCGGGCGCCCTGACCCATGTGGCGGCGGACGCGGTCTTTCACCCTCCGATCTTCTATTTCAGTGGCAATGACAAGGATGTCCCGGCGAACCAGGCCGCCCGGGCCACAACCCGCCATCGCCGCCTCGAATCGGCACTGGATCTCCACTTCATCAGTCAGAACGGGAACGCCTCATTCCGGAACCTGCGCCTGATCGACCTGTATCAGCACCGGGAAAACGAGGAAAGCGCTTTTCTGAAACTTTTGAATCTCCTCTATTTCGGAAAGATTCTGGCAACCAATTCCTCCCTGAAGCTCACCGTCTGGCAGCACGCCCTGATTCAGTTCCTCATCCAGCAGAGACGGATTCACCAGTTTCTGGGCCTTTTCGGCATCCTCTATCCCCGGCTGGCCCGCCGCCTCCAGCCCATTGAGGCCCTTTTTTACGCCACCTGCCAGGAGTCCGATCCCCGCTTCTTCCAGCGCCCCCTTAATTATCGACATCCCCTGACGGGAGAGGAGCACACCGAATCCGTCAGCTCACTTCAGGACCGGACCGTTGCCCTGGCATTGGGATTCCTGAAGCAGATCGATAACGCTTACAGCCAGACCGAATTTAAAAAGCGCCTGGCCGAAGTCACCTTTCCCTCGCTGTACTCCGGACTTTCCCCCGATCGAAGCCGGAAGATGTCTTTATTCGACAATCTTCATATTCTCGACCTTTAATTGCGGTATCTGATCCAAGATGGCCGCAGGGCGGCGGTACAAAGGCAGCACAGGCGAACATCTCCGTATGCCGATCGGAGAACCTACAACGAAATATCCTTGATGGGGATTTGGGTGGATTTTATCTTTCCCAGGGGGTAATCAGCATCTTCAGGCAGTTTTCCTTCCTGCTGCCAAAGATTTCATAACCCCGCAGAATATCATTCAAGGGGACCTGGTGCGTGCACAGGAAGGCGGCATTGATTCTCCCCTCTTCGATCAATCGAATCAGTCCGGGCAGCCGATCGATCGGCGCAAAACCCCAGCTCAAGCTGATATTGGTCCCCCAGGCCGTATTCAGGGGAAGGGAAAGCGGTTTTTCGTAAATGCCGACGGTGGATATTTTCCCTCCGCCTCGAACGGCGGAAAAGGCAATATCAAAGGTTATCTGCCTTCCCGCACACTCGATGGTCCTGTCCGCCCCGAACCCGCCGGTAAGCTCTCGAATGGCTTCCAGGACGTTGTCCTTCGCCGGATCGAGAGCCAGATCCGCCACCCCGGCTTTCAAGGCGGCCTCCAGCCGGAAGGGCGACGTGTCTACGGCGATGATCCGTGACGGGCTCCACAGTCTGGCGGTTGTCATGGCGCAGAGGCCGACGGGTCCGGCACCCACCACGACCACCGTTTCGCCGCACTGAATTTCGGCCATCTCCGCCGCGAAATACCCTGCGGACAGGACATCGCCACAGAAGAGGACATCCTTGGGGGTCAGAGATTCGGGAAATTTGAAACAGTAAACATCGGCCCCGGGAATGCGGACGAACTCAGCCTGACAGCCTTCCGGCCCGCGCATCCCGAAGGCGCCATACCCTGCCTTCTGACAGCGGGCTGAAAGCCCCTGCCGGCAGTACCAGCATTCGCCGCAACAGGCGACACAGGAGACAACCACCCGATCTCCGACTTTCAGTTTCTTCACCGCGGGTCCGGTTTCCACGATTTCAACGCAGAACTCGTGGCCGGGAATCAAAGGATAGCGAATCTCCGGGATGCCGCCCCGCACGATGGCGAGGTCGGCTCCGGAAATCGACGCCAGCAGGACCCTGCCGATGACATCACCGGGTTCGAGAATTTTCGGCGCAGGGACATCCTCCAGCCCATAGGCGTTCGGCCCCCGGCATACCATCGCTTTCATAAAATCCGCCATTCTGCACACCCGCCCTTCTTCCTCGTTTGGCAAAGTCTTCCCGCTTATTGCTGAATATCCGGCTCACCGCAGTGGCGCAGAATATGGGCGCGGGCGGCATCGCGCAGCACCACGGCGGCTGCAAAGGCATTCCGGGCATCCGCCGCCGGCATCAAGGGGGCGCCGATCATGACCTTTATCGCACCTCGCCGCGGCCACCACTGGCCGTCGCGCAGGACGGAACGGGCGCCGGAGATCGCCACCGGAACGACCGGAATCCCCGTATTGGCCGCCACAAGAAAGGCCCCCAGCCGGAAGGGCTGCAGGCCGGTCACGCGGGTAAATGTGCCCTCGGGGAAGAAGACCAGCCCATGGCCGGCGCGCAGCACTTCCTCCAGGCGGCCGGCATCCTGGACGCTTTCTCTGGCTGTAAAGCGCTCAACCACCTCGGCACCCAGGTGTTGGAGATAAAGGCGGGCAAAAAACTGCCCGCTCAATTCCCGCTTGGCTACGAAGACAAAATGCTCCGGCAGCGCCGCCAACAGGACGATCCCGTCGATGTAACTGGCGTGATTGGCCACCAGCACACAGGGCGAACCACGTGGTAGATGTTCCAGCCCGCTCACCGAAAAGGGGGTCCCGGTCAGCCGGATCAACAGCCGAGCTCCGCTCCGGCCAACAGCCCAGGCCCTTGAAGGATGCGGCGTCAAGACGGTGGCCAGCCAGACGAACGGCATGACCAGATAGAAGGCGGACCATGCCCAGGCTGCAAATGCCCCTTCCCCTGCCCCTGCCGCCCAGCGCTGCAACTGGGGAATCAGGGCACCCGCCGCCAGGCGGATTACCTGCAGCCATCCGGCGCGCTTGTGTTCGTCCGTCAATCCCGCTTCGAAAAGAGCCCGTGTGGCGGCGCGCCGCAATTTTCCGCTGGAGGTTTTGAGCACAGTCCCGGGGGGAACCAGCACAAGCTCGTCAGCCGGTTCGCCCAGCACCTCGACCACGACAGCATTGATCCCCTCGCGCAACCGCTGCCGTTTCTCCTCATCACTCTCGCGTGTTTCAGCAAGAACCACCAGACGCTCCGTACCCGAGGCCGGATCGGGACTGCCGAAAACCACGACACAGCCCTTTCTTACCCCGGGGATCTCGCCGACGACCTCCTCCACTTCATGGGGGTAGATGTTGCGCCCACCCCGGATGATCATATCCTTGGCGCGGCCGGTGAGGAAAATTTCGCCGCCGGCGATGTAACCACGATCGCCGCTGTCCAGCCAGCCGTCATGAAACAGTTGGGACGTCGCCTGGGGATTGTTGAAATATCCCTGCGTCGCCGACGGCCCCCGAAACTCTACCCGCCCCTCCTCGCGCTCGGGCAGTTCATGACCGGAAGCATCCACGACCCGCAATTCGTGACCGGGCAACGGCCGTCCGCAGGAGATAAAGCACAGGGGGGAGGCCTCTTCCGCCGCAGCGGGCAGCGCCCTGCCGGTGCGCGAAAAGTATTCCCGCTGGACGCAATCGACAATCGGACCGCGGCCCGGTGGTGGAAATGCCAGTCCCACGGAATTCTCGGCCAGCCCATAGACCGGCATAAGCGCCTCGGTGCGGAAGCCAATGGGAGCAAAGCGCCTGCGAAAGCGCGTCAGCGTCTCGGGCAGCACGGCCTCCGCACCGTTGAAGGCCAGCCGCCAGGAACTGAGATCAAGGCCGGCAAGTTCCTCGTCTTCGATCTTCTTGACACACAATTCATAGGCAAAGTTGGGCGCCGCCGAGAGGGTGCCGCGGTAAGCAGAGATCGCCTGCAGCCAGCGCACCGGCCGGGCAAGGAAAGCCAAGGGAGACATCACAACGAGGGGGATGCCGAAATAG
This window contains:
- the recQ gene encoding DNA helicase RecQ, whose amino-acid sequence is MSPYSTPLESLKKIFGYDAFRLSQQEIVEGLIRGEDAFVLMPTGGGKSLCYQIPALHRPGVGIVVSPLISLMKDQVDSLKAYGVKAAFYNSSLSGTEARKVLARLHGGELDLLYIAPERLMSREFLERLADIPIALFAIDEAHCISQWGHDFRPEYRQLGRLRGLFPGIPLIALTATAEAHTRQDILDRLDLRQARCYISGFDRPNIRYTVLEKRKPFAQLTTFLQPRYRGAGIVYCLSRQRVEKVAGALCEDGFRAAPYHAGLPAGARKKVQEDFLRDDIRIIVATVAFGMGIDKSNIRYVVHYDIPKNIESYYQETGRAGRDGLAAEALLLFGYGDIAVARSLIENTQNPERKRIELHKLNSMVGYAEALSCRRRILLGYFGEPLAEDCGNCDICLHPPQMVDVTEDARKALSCVYRVGQRFGAGHVIDVLRGSQKERLLELGHDRLSTYGIGRDKSQEYWGSLLHHLVHNGYLEQDVGNYSVLKLMDSARPLLRGELTLSMAEPRVKTETVSAKDRRKAGRKKTEEPLDAYGMLFESLRTLRKKMADKAGVPPYVIFSDTSLAEMAAFRPTDAEAFQNIHGVGTHKLERYGPAFLEEIRRFVGSKAEVEAESIRRAASHPGT
- a CDS encoding DMT family protein; the protein is MLETISLLFLSNLFMTFAWYGHLKYMNGKPLILVIALSWGIAFFEYILQVPANRIGFRYYDLGQLKVIQEVITMTVFAGFAFFIMKQPLKLDYLWAAMCLIGAVYFMFRGGMPHA
- a CDS encoding MFS transporter, which gives rise to MLSMTREEKSWILYDVANSAFILTISTAIMPIFFKNVAARGVENAVSTANWGLANSLASLLLALLAPLMGTLADYQGWKKRFFLGFLFLGVIFTLLLTLPGEGDQLLCLFLYVTAYIGFAGANVFYDAFLVDVTSDAKMDWISANGFAWGYLGSTVPFILGMVLISRPSLAGLDSPLQATRAAFALTALWWLVFSLPMIRNVHQRHFLPPSTQPLRGSFRRLATTFREIRRYRLAFLFLLAYFFYIDGVDTIIRMATAYGVDIGMSTSELLTIILVIQILAFPFALLYGKLAGLLGTKPMLYAGLGVYLIIVLIAFYLPELPTKSTKTFFYWILAVLIASSQGGLQALSRSCFGRLIPKDKSAEFFGFYNIFGKFAAILGPLLMALASRMTGQSRYGILSLVVLFLLGGLILFRVPLSAGTMEE
- a CDS encoding zinc dependent phospholipase C family protein, which encodes MPKEAAHWILAEQTWQAMPEGLLKTEIQGNKALYYLGAIIFDTPYYALTGQNRSNLIAAATRLHGYSASAPFNPFGPLAKSTEVLPEGYGPFVAGALTHVAADAVFHPPIFYFSGNDKDVPANQAARATTRHRRLESALDLHFISQNGNASFRNLRLIDLYQHRENEESAFLKLLNLLYFGKILATNSSLKLTVWQHALIQFLIQQRRIHQFLGLFGILYPRLARRLQPIEALFYATCQESDPRFFQRPLNYRHPLTGEEHTESVSSLQDRTVALALGFLKQIDNAYSQTEFKKRLAEVTFPSLYSGLSPDRSRKMSLFDNLHILDL
- a CDS encoding alcohol dehydrogenase is translated as MKAMVCRGPNAYGLEDVPAPKILEPGDVIGRVLLASISGADLAIVRGGIPEIRYPLIPGHEFCVEIVETGPAVKKLKVGDRVVVSCVACCGECWYCRQGLSARCQKAGYGAFGMRGPEGCQAEFVRIPGADVYCFKFPESLTPKDVLFCGDVLSAGYFAAEMAEIQCGETVVVVGAGPVGLCAMTTARLWSPSRIIAVDTSPFRLEAALKAGVADLALDPAKDNVLEAIRELTGGFGADRTIECAGRQITFDIAFSAVRGGGKISTVGIYEKPLSLPLNTAWGTNISLSWGFAPIDRLPGLIRLIEEGRINAAFLCTHQVPLNDILRGYEIFGSRKENCLKMLITPWER
- a CDS encoding AMP-binding protein, translating into MKRQAARPVIEPSSKLLDIVRTLFAELHRQAGREGRISLDSSLDRDLGFDSLARVELLSRIHRAFGIDLPEDILNRAETPRDLLDALLRAAQGTERWEFLSEAPTLESAEGEAADASTLLEVLDWHVRRQPERIQIIARSDSGVSAVSGRSLAQASEEMAAGLQSRGLEPGQTVAIMLPTCPEYFSVYLGILLAGGIPVPIYPPARLAQVEEHVRRHVGILSNAGTVLLVTVPEGRAVSRLLQAHVPSLRWVVSTEELRRPDAIFSRVPVTAEDVAFIQYTSGSTGDPKGVALTHANLLANVRAMGKAIGVRPDDVFVSWLPLYHDMGLIGAWLGTLYFGIPLVVMSPLAFLARPVRWLQAISAYRGTLSAAPNFAYELCVKKIEDEELAGLDLSSWRLAFNGAEAVLPETLTRFRRRFAPIGFRTEALMPVYGLAENSVGLAFPPPGRGPIVDCVQREYFSRTGRALPAAAEEASPLCFISCGRPLPGHELRVVDASGHELPEREEGRVEFRGPSATQGYFNNPQATSQLFHDGWLDSGDRGYIAGGEIFLTGRAKDMIIRGGRNIYPHEVEEVVGEIPGVRKGCVVVFGSPDPASGTERLVVLAETRESDEEKRQRLREGINAVVVEVLGEPADELVLVPPGTVLKTSSGKLRRAATRALFEAGLTDEHKRAGWLQVIRLAAGALIPQLQRWAAGAGEGAFAAWAWSAFYLVMPFVWLATVLTPHPSRAWAVGRSGARLLIRLTGTPFSVSGLEHLPRGSPCVLVANHASYIDGIVLLAALPEHFVFVAKRELSGQFFARLYLQHLGAEVVERFTARESVQDAGRLEEVLRAGHGLVFFPEGTFTRVTGLQPFRLGAFLVAANTGIPVVPVAISGARSVLRDGQWWPRRGAIKVMIGAPLMPAADARNAFAAAVVLRDAARAHILRHCGEPDIQQ